A single region of the Salvia splendens isolate huo1 chromosome 18, SspV2, whole genome shotgun sequence genome encodes:
- the LOC121777450 gene encoding uncharacterized protein LOC121777450 isoform X1, whose product MAFAVVRRVFLLRSTTNSLLSSQRGRLSTQRASTFVDDDSRRSVADRIQLSPLFQETGEDGIKDCKIELVDDSTWNVSSGLADAWRGRSEAAAMRMRSRLSDREHDDDEGVVGPVGEAVEDLGFDEIEDMRIRGKLFYKLNRSSKEYEEHKFDFHGRKSARNERDWKGSSKEDAKKEASNSKKDHVREREKSEGSKHAVLLSKNSTYLLRESSTITANKKQRTPTLNQLTAPYHELFCLDVFISKGSVRACIVHRTTSNVVAVAHSISKDMKFDLGSTKNKDACAAVGRILAQRALDDDIHNVVFTPRKGERVEGKLQIVVKSIVAGGVDVKVKLKQRSFKLSKHLRKTQNLHSLVSVIDMIERGAEGEIEKAGGSS is encoded by the exons ATGGCGTTCGCGGTCGTAAGAAGGGTCTTTCTTTTGAGATCAACTACGAATTCTCTTCTATCATCGCAGCGCGGCAGGCTCTCTACTCAAAGAGCCTCTACATTTGTTGATGATGACAGTAGACGTTCCGTCGCTGACAGGATCCAACTGTCGCCTCTATTTCAAGAGACTGGCGAGGACGGCATCAAGGACTGCAAAATCGAGCTCGTCGATGATTCGACGTGGAATGTGTCTTCGGGTTTAGCTGATGCTTGGAGAGGCAGAAGTGAGGCTGCAGCAATGAGAATGAGGTCGCGTTTGAGTGATCGCGAgcatgatgatgatgaagggGTGGTTGGTCCCGTAGGTGAAGCTGTGGAGGATCTTGGTTTCGACGAGATTGAGGATATGAGGATTCGTGGGAAGTTGTTCTACAAGCTCAACCGGAGTTCTAAAGAGTACGAGGAGCACAAATTCGACTTCCATGGCAGGAAATCCGCGAGGAACGAGAGAGATTGGAAGGGAAGCAGCAAGGAAGATGCGAAGAAAGAAGCTTCCAATTCGAAGAAGGAtcatgtgagagagagagagaagagcgAAGGGAGCAAACACGCCGTGTTGTTGAGcaagaattcgacttatttgcTTCGCGAAAGCAGCACCATTACTGCTAACAAGAAGCAGAGGACTCCGACCTTAAATCAGCTCACAGCTCCCTACCACGAGCTTTTCTGCTTGGACGTGTTCATCTCCAAGGGCTCAGTTCGCGCCTGCATTGTCCACCGCACCACCAGCAACGTGGTGGCGGTGGCGCATTCGATCTCCAAGGACATGAAGTTTGATCTGGGGTCGACCAAGAACAAGGACGCGTGTGCAGCCGTGGGGAGGATCTTGGCGCAGAGGGCGTTGGACGACGACATTCATAACGTGGTGTTCACGCCGAGGAAGGGAGAGAGAGTGGAAGGGAAGCTGCAGATTGTGGTGAAATCCATCGTTGCTGGTGGAGTTGATGTCAAGGTCAAGCTTAAGCAGAGGAGCTTCAAGCTATCTAAACACCTTCGTAAAACTCAAAATCTGCATTCATTGG TTTCGGTGATTGATATGATAGAGCGAGGAGCTGAAGGCGAGATTGAGAAAGCTGGAGGAAGCAGTTGA
- the LOC121777451 gene encoding 50S ribosomal protein L21, mitochondrial-like, protein MANRRCFQTLARCLRSIRTLTPISECLAPYTAPALSQTLPNYIFLNKFKVYQVPARSFCSRHSESEDDDYESGEEEDYGENEEDIADLSAEEKVKEATEIGYTVLGPLQKSDRVFKLYEPVFAVVQIGSHQFKVSNGDTIYTERLKHCDINDKLVLNKVLMLGSQAQTIIGRPVLPEAAVHAVVEEHALDAKVIIFKKKRRKNYRRTKGHRQELTKLRITDIQGIEKPENTMPLPPQTKEKEKAEKKVAMEA, encoded by the exons ATGGCGAATCGGCGTTGCTTTCAAACCCTAGCTCGTTGTCTCCGATCGATCAGAACCCTAACCCCAATCTCAGAATGCCTAGCGCCTTACACCGCCCCCGCTCTCAGCCAAACACTCCCAAACTACATTTTCCTCAATAAATTTAAAGTCTACCAAGTGCCCGCTCGGAGCTTCTGCTCGAGGCACAGTGAGAGTGAAGATGATGATTACGAAAGTGGAGAAGAAGAGGATTATGGTGAAAATGAAGAAGACATCGCTGATTTGTCTGCTgaggaaaaagtaaaagaagCCACTGAGATAGGCTACACGGTCCTCGGCCCGCTTCAGAAATCGGATAGGGTTTTCAAATTGTATGAGCCCGTCTTCGCAGTTGTTCAG attggatcgcatcaattcaaGGTGAGCAATGGGGATACCATTTACACAGAGAGGTTGAAGCACTGTGACATCAATGATAAG TTGGTCCTCAATAAGGTTCTTATGCTAGGTTCACAAGCACAGACAATCATTGGTAGGCCAGTTTTGCCTGAAGCTGCTGTTCATGCTGTCGTTGAGGAGCAC GCACTAGACGCAAAGGTGATCATATTcaagaaaaagagaagaaagaacTACAGAAGAACAAAAGGTCATCGCCAG GAATTAACTAAACTAAGGATAACGGATATACAAGGGATCGAGAAGCCAGAAAATACTATGCCTCTGCCCCCTCAAAcgaaagagaaggaaaaggCAGAGAAGAAGGTGGCTATGGAAGCTTAA
- the LOC121777450 gene encoding uncharacterized protein LOC121777450 isoform X2, with protein MAFAVVRRVFLLRSTTNSLLSSQRGRLSTQRASTFVDDDSRRSVADRIQLSPLFQETGEDGIKDCKIELVDDSTWNVSSGLADAWRGRSEAAAMRMRSRLSDREHDDDEGVVGPVGEAVEDLGFDEIEDMRIRGKLFYKLNRSSKEYEEHKFDFHGRKSARNERDWKGSSKEDAKKEASNSKKDHVREREKSEGSKHAVLLSKNSTYLLRESSTITANKKQRTPTLNQLTAPYHELFCLDVFISKGSVRACIVHRTTSNVVAVAHSISKDMKFDLGSTKNKDACAAVGRILAQRALDDDIHNVVFTPRKGERVEGKLQIVVKSIVAGGVDVKVKLKQRSFKLSKHLRKTQNLHSLVASWRESSSSSGMILMWQSERG; from the exons ATGGCGTTCGCGGTCGTAAGAAGGGTCTTTCTTTTGAGATCAACTACGAATTCTCTTCTATCATCGCAGCGCGGCAGGCTCTCTACTCAAAGAGCCTCTACATTTGTTGATGATGACAGTAGACGTTCCGTCGCTGACAGGATCCAACTGTCGCCTCTATTTCAAGAGACTGGCGAGGACGGCATCAAGGACTGCAAAATCGAGCTCGTCGATGATTCGACGTGGAATGTGTCTTCGGGTTTAGCTGATGCTTGGAGAGGCAGAAGTGAGGCTGCAGCAATGAGAATGAGGTCGCGTTTGAGTGATCGCGAgcatgatgatgatgaagggGTGGTTGGTCCCGTAGGTGAAGCTGTGGAGGATCTTGGTTTCGACGAGATTGAGGATATGAGGATTCGTGGGAAGTTGTTCTACAAGCTCAACCGGAGTTCTAAAGAGTACGAGGAGCACAAATTCGACTTCCATGGCAGGAAATCCGCGAGGAACGAGAGAGATTGGAAGGGAAGCAGCAAGGAAGATGCGAAGAAAGAAGCTTCCAATTCGAAGAAGGAtcatgtgagagagagagagaagagcgAAGGGAGCAAACACGCCGTGTTGTTGAGcaagaattcgacttatttgcTTCGCGAAAGCAGCACCATTACTGCTAACAAGAAGCAGAGGACTCCGACCTTAAATCAGCTCACAGCTCCCTACCACGAGCTTTTCTGCTTGGACGTGTTCATCTCCAAGGGCTCAGTTCGCGCCTGCATTGTCCACCGCACCACCAGCAACGTGGTGGCGGTGGCGCATTCGATCTCCAAGGACATGAAGTTTGATCTGGGGTCGACCAAGAACAAGGACGCGTGTGCAGCCGTGGGGAGGATCTTGGCGCAGAGGGCGTTGGACGACGACATTCATAACGTGGTGTTCACGCCGAGGAAGGGAGAGAGAGTGGAAGGGAAGCTGCAGATTGTGGTGAAATCCATCGTTGCTGGTGGAGTTGATGTCAAGGTCAAGCTTAAGCAGAGGAGCTTCAAGCTATCTAAACACCTTCGTAAAACTCAAAATCTGCATTCATTGG TGGCTAGCTGGAGAGAGAGCAGTTCCTCCTCGGGGATGATCTTGATGTGGCAGTCGGAGCGAGGGTAG
- the LOC121777324 gene encoding FRIGIDA-like protein 4a isoform X1: MGSLPDPGESTQPPPSFDDFQRQTSLMTSCTLLWKELSDHFTSLEQDLIRKSDALKAKVEALSQETQQSLNALESRESSISRSLSIAYETLEQATKMSISFSGEEAEAEVDDSEGLLMKLRGFCRRMAAKEFWIFVTSRKKEIELFRSALPKALSSCVDPPRFVLEAISEVFPVASSASNSNSYDLGWACVLLLESLIPVMVDPVLGKERMLVTPSIKGKAEEIAEVWKKSLEERGGIENVKTPDVHTFLQHLVTFGVVKEADVDLYRKLVVASAWRKQMPKLAVSLGLGDKMPDMIEELIGRGQQVDAVHFTYEVGLADKFPPVPLLKAFLKDAKKTATSILEDPNNSGRASVRDSFLTWKFGRHMAAKKEQSAIRAVLKCIEEYKLEAEFPPQDLKKRLEQLEKVKIEKKKPASPAAKRTRASTGGPMPPAKAGRSTNAYVSSFPSPPTYVRSHTQYSPTAVPAVPGVYGHSSRSPSYVYSPEAPPPAIVGSYPVSPVSFPAYGGYSNGMAPVYQQAYY; the protein is encoded by the exons ATGGGCTCGCTACCCGATCCGGGCGAGTCGACTCAGCCCCCGCCGAGTTTCGACGATTTCCAGCGGCAGACCTCACTGATGACGAGCTGCACTCTCCTCTGGAAGGAGCTCTCCGACCACTTCACCTCCCTGGAGCAGGACCTCATCAGGAAATCCGACGCGCTCAAGGCCAAGGTGGAAGCCCTATCGCAGGAGACGCAGCAGTCGCTCAACGCGCTCGAATCGCGCGAGTCCTCCATCTCGAGATCGCTCTCCATCGCCTACGAGACGCTCGAGCAGGCCACGAAGATGTCGATCTCCTTCTCCggcgaggaggcggaggcggaggtcGACGATTCCGAGGGTTTGCTGATGAAATTGAGGGGTTTCTGCCGAAGGATGGCGGCGAAGGAGTTCTGGATCTTCGTGACCTCGCGGAAGAAGGAGATCGAGCTGTTCCGGTCGGCGCTGCCGAAAGCCCTCTCCAGCTGCGTCGATCCGCCGCGATTCGTGCTGGAGGCGATCTCGGAGGTGTTTCCTGTGGCGAGCAGCGCGAGCAATAGCAATAGCTATGATTTGGGGTGGGCGTGCGTGCTGCTGCTGGAGTCGCTGATTCCGGTGATGGTGGATCCTGTGCTGGGGAAGGAGAGGATGCTGGTGACGCCGAGCATCAAGGGGAAGGCGGAGGAGATAGCGGAGGTGTGGAAGAAGAGCCTCGAGGAGAGGGGTGGAATTGAGAATGTGAAGACGCCTGATGTGCACACCTTTTTGCAGCATTTGGTGACGTTCGGGGTTGTGAAGGAGGCGGATGTGGATTTGTACAGGAAGCTCGTCGTCGCCTCCGCGTGGAGGAAGCAGATGCCGAAGCTCGCTGTCTCTCTCGGCCTTGGTGATAAGATGCCCG ATATGATTGAAGAATTGATTGGAAGGGGACAACAAGTTGACGCCGTTCACTTTACATATGAAGTCGGTCTAGCAGACAAATTCCCCCCTGTCCCGCTATTGAAGGCTTTTCTGAAAGATGCAAAAAAGACAGCCACATCAATCTTGGAGGACCCCAACAATTCTGGCCGTGCATCGGTGAGAGATTCGTTCTTAACTTGGAAGTTTGGCAGA CATATGGCTGCAAAGAAAGAGCAATCAGCCATCCGTGCTGTTCTCAAGTGCATTGAAGAATACAAACTCGAGGCCGAGTTCCCACCCCAAGACCTGAAGAAGCGCCTCGAGCAATTAGAGAAGGTCAAGATCGAGAAGAAGAAGCCAGCCAGCCCAGCAGCCAAGAGAACACGCGCCAGCACCGGAGGGCCCATGCCTCCCGCCAAGGCTGGCCGTTCAACCAATGCCTACGTTTCGTCGTTCCCGTCTCCTCCAACATACGTGAGGTCACACACCCAGTATTCTCCTACTGCAGTCCCAGCGGTGCCAGGCGTCTACGGGCACAGTAGCAGAAGCCCCTCGTACGTATACTCCCCAGAGGCCCCCCCTCCTGCCATCGTCGGGTCGTACCCTGTCTCTCCCGTGAGCTTCCCAGCATATGGAGGATACAGTAACGGGATGGCACCGGTTTACCAGCAAGCTTACTACTGA
- the LOC121777324 gene encoding FRIGIDA-like protein 4a isoform X2, whose protein sequence is MGSLPDPGESTQPPPSFDDFQRQTSLMTSCTLLWKELSDHFTSLEQDLIRKSDALKAKVEALSQETQQSLNALESRESSISRSLSIAYETLEQATKMSISFSGEEAEAEVDDSEGLLMKLRGFCRRMAAKEFWIFVTSRKKEIELFRSALPKALSSCVDPPRFVLEAISEVFPVASSASNSNSYDLGWACVLLLESLIPVMVDPVLGKERMLVTPSIKGKAEEIAEVWKKSLEERGGIENVKTPDVHTFLQHLVTFGVVKEADVDLYRKLVVASAWRKQMPKLAVSLGLGDKMPDMIEELIGRGQQVDAVHFTYEVGLADKFPPVPLLKAFLKDAKKTATSILEDPNNSGRASHMAAKKEQSAIRAVLKCIEEYKLEAEFPPQDLKKRLEQLEKVKIEKKKPASPAAKRTRASTGGPMPPAKAGRSTNAYVSSFPSPPTYVRSHTQYSPTAVPAVPGVYGHSSRSPSYVYSPEAPPPAIVGSYPVSPVSFPAYGGYSNGMAPVYQQAYY, encoded by the exons ATGGGCTCGCTACCCGATCCGGGCGAGTCGACTCAGCCCCCGCCGAGTTTCGACGATTTCCAGCGGCAGACCTCACTGATGACGAGCTGCACTCTCCTCTGGAAGGAGCTCTCCGACCACTTCACCTCCCTGGAGCAGGACCTCATCAGGAAATCCGACGCGCTCAAGGCCAAGGTGGAAGCCCTATCGCAGGAGACGCAGCAGTCGCTCAACGCGCTCGAATCGCGCGAGTCCTCCATCTCGAGATCGCTCTCCATCGCCTACGAGACGCTCGAGCAGGCCACGAAGATGTCGATCTCCTTCTCCggcgaggaggcggaggcggaggtcGACGATTCCGAGGGTTTGCTGATGAAATTGAGGGGTTTCTGCCGAAGGATGGCGGCGAAGGAGTTCTGGATCTTCGTGACCTCGCGGAAGAAGGAGATCGAGCTGTTCCGGTCGGCGCTGCCGAAAGCCCTCTCCAGCTGCGTCGATCCGCCGCGATTCGTGCTGGAGGCGATCTCGGAGGTGTTTCCTGTGGCGAGCAGCGCGAGCAATAGCAATAGCTATGATTTGGGGTGGGCGTGCGTGCTGCTGCTGGAGTCGCTGATTCCGGTGATGGTGGATCCTGTGCTGGGGAAGGAGAGGATGCTGGTGACGCCGAGCATCAAGGGGAAGGCGGAGGAGATAGCGGAGGTGTGGAAGAAGAGCCTCGAGGAGAGGGGTGGAATTGAGAATGTGAAGACGCCTGATGTGCACACCTTTTTGCAGCATTTGGTGACGTTCGGGGTTGTGAAGGAGGCGGATGTGGATTTGTACAGGAAGCTCGTCGTCGCCTCCGCGTGGAGGAAGCAGATGCCGAAGCTCGCTGTCTCTCTCGGCCTTGGTGATAAGATGCCCG ATATGATTGAAGAATTGATTGGAAGGGGACAACAAGTTGACGCCGTTCACTTTACATATGAAGTCGGTCTAGCAGACAAATTCCCCCCTGTCCCGCTATTGAAGGCTTTTCTGAAAGATGCAAAAAAGACAGCCACATCAATCTTGGAGGACCCCAACAATTCTGGCCGTGCATCG CATATGGCTGCAAAGAAAGAGCAATCAGCCATCCGTGCTGTTCTCAAGTGCATTGAAGAATACAAACTCGAGGCCGAGTTCCCACCCCAAGACCTGAAGAAGCGCCTCGAGCAATTAGAGAAGGTCAAGATCGAGAAGAAGAAGCCAGCCAGCCCAGCAGCCAAGAGAACACGCGCCAGCACCGGAGGGCCCATGCCTCCCGCCAAGGCTGGCCGTTCAACCAATGCCTACGTTTCGTCGTTCCCGTCTCCTCCAACATACGTGAGGTCACACACCCAGTATTCTCCTACTGCAGTCCCAGCGGTGCCAGGCGTCTACGGGCACAGTAGCAGAAGCCCCTCGTACGTATACTCCCCAGAGGCCCCCCCTCCTGCCATCGTCGGGTCGTACCCTGTCTCTCCCGTGAGCTTCCCAGCATATGGAGGATACAGTAACGGGATGGCACCGGTTTACCAGCAAGCTTACTACTGA